The following is a genomic window from Solanum stenotomum isolate F172 chromosome 4, ASM1918654v1, whole genome shotgun sequence.
AGATTATTTGTAACACGTATCTTTTCCTGTCCTGACCAAAAACAGGCGTTGTACAATATGGTAACTTCAGTATTCAATGAATTCCCTGAAATCGTCTCGAGTATGTCAatttcttctacttttgtttttccatattttaaaattaaataaatttaaaatttttgaattattttttttggttcctTGTAGGATTTGTAAAGAATCATCAAGTTGCATATCAAGTGTTACTAAATAGTTACAAGTTTGTTGTGCAACCATTAATAAGTCCAATTTTTGTATGGTACAAAAAGTTTTGGACATTAACAATCACCTTTCTTGGATTTACAACCAAGTTTGTGCAATTCATTATAAAGTATTCAAGACAGTAAGAAGAGAGTTACAATTGTATAATCATTTGCTTAGGGGGTAATTATACCAATTGTATATCAAcatgtacaatttttttaatttttcttttttttgtgagTAAAATAAAGTATGTgaagtttgtttttctttctaaattaaAGAAAGGGTATGTAAAATTAATCAATCTTGTTTCAGATGGATTTCATTGTTTTCGAATTTTCTAATTGAAGGATTATCAGATTTATACGCCGATGTATGATTAAATACAatttatatgttgatgattgatTAAATACTAAATTTAAGGGGAAAAAGCCCTTTAAATATTGCTAAAAAGGTCACAAGATTTTTGCGCAAATAAAGCATGAtccttttatgagaaaatatttatatatatatatatgggaaaATTATGCAGCAAATATTTAGCTTTTATTAGGTACTATAACTACCGTTTAGGAAAATTGTAATTCGCATATACAGTTTCCCCCAATCATATTGTTATTCGcatgatttgtataattcgtctgatttgtataaatccagaattttgtatatgcttaccctagTTATTTGTATAAGATCtatgaaaaaatcataataaattaccttgtttgtatattggcaagcgaaatatacaaacagagttctaaaaaattactaaatgtataaatacagaatttatatatacttactCTATTNGTATAATtcatctgatttgtataaatccagaattttgtatatgcttaccctagttatttgtatacgatctatgaaaaaatcataataaattaccctgtttgtatattggcaagcgaaatatacaaacagagttctgaaaaattactaaatgtataaatacagaatttgtatatacttactctatttgtatattcatatgcgaaatatacaaatggatAGATATATACAAACCACAGCCTCCATAGcacaaaactatagctatgaaacgcaattatcaaaactatagctataaagCCTTATTATATCTATTAAGTTTGTCATTTCTaaatctctatatatatatcgtATATATCCTATGTATGTCATATGCACCAATAATATATACGTGACATATGTATGGTATATCCAAGTGACAAAATGGCAAAGCTAATATAAGAGGGTATAGGacgagaaaaagagaaagaacacataaatgaaaaatattggTGGCAATAATTCTATACACCCTAAATCCTAATAGTTAAAATACTACTTTACCTCAATAAAGTAGTGAATCTATGGATGAAGGTTTCATTTATAAACATTATAAAgtagaaaactaaaaaaaaaaaaaggttcagaTAATGGTTTGATAAATTGTGAAGTCAACTACTCAATATATTCATTCCTTAAAGTACACATTGATGTTAAATGAGCAATTCTTCATCCTCTTATTACAAAATTAATCTATCTCTGAGTCTCTAGTTCGTTACTTTCTGCTATTGACCTTCTTCCTCTGTCATTGCTATTGGATATCGACGTAAGAGATACTGGACCAGGTGCGATAGGAAGAGAATTCTCGATTCCTtcttcaataatattattaatccCTTTATATTGAACCACAAAAATCTCAATCCTCCTTAATGCAATCCTCATAGTATCATCATCCATATTAGCAAAACAAACCCTAAACCAACCAGGCTCACAACAATGAAAAGAACAACCTGGTGAAACATTAAGTTTAACATCATTAATAATCATTCTCCATAGTTCAATTTCACTTTCAAATGTATTTTCCTTAAGTAAACTTCTCAAATCCATCCAACAAAAAAGCCCAGCGTTACTCTCCAACGTGTTAATTCCAATTTTTTCAAGTCCCTTAGTAAACACCCCATGCCTTTTCTCCAACCTTTCACGACTCTCGACAACGAATTTCTCGATAAACGTATCATCTAACAACATGTTAGATATTAAATACTGCGTTTGCGTCGATACGAGCCCAAAACTCGACATTTTTCTAGCACATTTTGTTACAACATCATTGTACGAGTAAATAATTCCGACTCTAAATCCGGGAAACCCTAAATCCTTCGATAGACTATACACGATGTGTATTAAATCGAGGTTGCATTCAACATTTTCGCTTATTATAACTTCGGAAATACTGATGAATTTGGGCTCGTTGAAGACCGTGGCCGCGTAAATTTCGTCGCATACGAGGTGTATATTTTTATCGTTGATGAACCTTATTGTATCTTTTAATGTTTCCATGTCTAAAATTGTGCCTAATGGATTTGATGGATTGTTTAAAAGTAAGCCTTTTATTGTGATATTGGATTCTTGAGCTTTGTTGTATGCATCTTCTAAGGCTTTTTTTGTGACTTTGAAATTGTTGGAGCTTTCACAAATGATGGGAAAAAGTTGTACACCAGTTCTCCAACTCAAATCTCTATCAAATCtgcaaattaaatatttggaaATACTTTAGTAAGAATTAGAAATATTTGTCAAGAATCTAGTAACAAAACAGTTACTTGATCcaataatttgaagaaaaacaacataaatttGGATAAGAGAATGTTGTGAATGGGGAATTTTAGTACATAGCTCAATTTGTTGACTATTTGAACTTTCACCTTATTGGTGATCGATAGTTCAATTCTCCTCGTAATCCCCCCCTCCCCC
Proteins encoded in this region:
- the LOC125862892 gene encoding 1-aminocyclopropane-1-carboxylate synthase-like, which codes for MGFISNINNELLSKVATNNGHGENSAYFDGWKAYEIDPFHPTQNPNGVIQMGLAENQLCFDLIQEWVVNNQKSSICTAGGCEEFKEIAIYQDYHGLPEFRRAVARFMSKVRGDKIKFDEERIVMSGGATGAHELLAFCLADPGEAFLVPTPYYPGFDRDLSWRTGVQLFPIICESSNNFKVTKKALEDAYNKAQESNITIKGLLLNNPSNPLGTILDMETLKDTIRFINDKNIHLVCDEIYAATVFNEPKFISISEVIISENVECNLDLIHIVYSLSKDLGFPGFRVGIIYSYNDVVTKCARKMSSFGLVSTQTQYLISNMLLDDTFIEKFVVESRERLEKRHGVFTKGLEKIGINTLESNAGLFCWMDLRSLLKENTFESEIELWRMIINDVKLNVSPGCSFHCCEPGWFRVCFANMDDDTMRIALRRIEIFVVQYKGINNIIEEGIENSLPIAPGPVSLTSISNSNDRGRRSIAESNELETQR